In Deltaproteobacteria bacterium, a genomic segment contains:
- the purB gene encoding adenylosuccinate lyase — translation MIERYSRKEMARIWEPENKFKKWLAVEILACEAWAKLGEIPKNALNNIKTKADFNIRRIDEIERMVKHDVISFLTSVAEFIGPDSRYIHRGLTSSDILDTSLALLLKEAADLIITDIKKLMEVIKKRAFEHKNTVMIGRSHGIHAEPITFGLKMALWYEEMKRNLARMERAREIISYGKLSGAVGTFANIPPSVEEYVCKKLGLKPAPVATQIIQRDRHAEYFTTLAIIASSIEKIAVEIRHLQRTEVLEAEEPFTDGQKGSSAMPHKRNPILSENLTGLARLVRSHANAAMENIPLWHERDISHSSVERVIAPDATILVDFMLTRMTGLVRDLVVYPENMKENLNKLNGLIFSQSVLLALTEKGAAREDAYQIVQRNAMKAWKEKKEFKGLLLKDKEVTERLSQKDIEACFDISRHVKNMDYILKRVFKR, via the coding sequence ATGATAGAGAGATATTCAAGAAAAGAAATGGCAAGAATCTGGGAGCCAGAAAATAAATTCAAAAAATGGCTTGCGGTGGAAATCCTTGCATGCGAGGCATGGGCAAAGCTTGGTGAGATTCCAAAGAATGCGTTGAATAACATCAAGACCAAAGCAGATTTTAACATTCGGAGAATTGACGAGATTGAAAGAATGGTAAAGCACGACGTAATCTCGTTTCTTACCTCTGTTGCCGAGTTTATCGGGCCTGATTCAAGATATATCCACAGAGGGCTGACGTCTTCTGACATACTTGACACATCCCTTGCCCTGCTTTTAAAAGAGGCTGCGGATTTGATTATCACAGATATAAAGAAGCTTATGGAGGTAATCAAAAAACGGGCATTTGAGCATAAAAATACCGTGATGATTGGCCGTTCCCATGGCATCCATGCAGAGCCCATAACCTTTGGCCTTAAGATGGCCTTATGGTATGAGGAGATGAAGAGAAACCTTGCAAGGATGGAAAGGGCAAGGGAGATAATTTCATACGGAAAACTTTCCGGCGCAGTAGGCACATTTGCCAATATCCCGCCGTCTGTTGAAGAATATGTGTGCAAAAAACTCGGGCTCAAGCCTGCGCCTGTTGCAACTCAGATTATCCAGAGAGACAGACATGCGGAATATTTCACAACCCTTGCCATCATCGCCTCATCCATTGAAAAGATTGCAGTGGAGATAAGGCATCTTCAGAGAACAGAGGTTCTTGAAGCAGAAGAACCGTTCACCGATGGACAGAAAGGCTCATCTGCTATGCCGCATAAGAGAAATCCCATCCTGTCTGAAAATCTTACAGGCCTTGCAAGGCTTGTAAGAAGTCATGCTAACGCAGCAATGGAGAATATTCCGCTATGGCATGAAAGAGATATAAGCCATTCTTCTGTTGAAAGGGTTATTGCGCCGGATGCAACAATCCTCGTTGACTTCATGCTGACACGGATGACAGGGCTTGTTAGAGACCTTGTTGTCTATCCTGAAAATATGAAAGAGAATCTAAATAAACTCAATGGTCTGATATTCTCGCAAAGCGTTTTGCTCGCCCTTACAGAAAAAGGCGCTGCAAGAGAGGATGCATACCAGATAGTCCAGCGTAACGCCATGAAGGCATGGAAGGAAAAGAAAGAATTTAAAGGATTGCTGTTAAAAGATAAAGAAGTGACAGAGCGGCTTTCTCAAAAGGATATTGAAGCATGTTTCGATATTTCAAGGCATGTTAAAAATATGGATTATATACTTAAGAGGGTGTTTAAGAGATAG
- a CDS encoding ZIP family metal transporter: protein MLEMYVLYGLFAGIVTLIAGLLPLFIDFKGIRYIIAVSAGVVIATVFLDLLPEANLKKDAWVLALGFLSFYLIGKLTVLHSCGEMECEQHSINMVSIFGMALDNITDGVAITIGYLTDPHIGFIIMVAVVIHEIPQDITATILMKDIGYSARKMLVPIILAAIAYPIGSYTAVFIPKTFHEPVIAFVAGAFIYIGVGDLLLEAHRKFNINVILSVLSGFVLIFMIEAIMGH, encoded by the coding sequence ATGCTTGAAATGTATGTCTTATATGGATTATTTGCCGGTATTGTTACGCTCATAGCCGGCCTTCTTCCGCTTTTTATTGATTTTAAAGGCATCCGCTACATAATCGCTGTTTCTGCCGGGGTTGTTATTGCCACAGTATTTCTGGACCTTCTTCCTGAAGCAAATCTCAAAAAAGACGCATGGGTGCTCGCCCTCGGTTTCCTGTCATTCTATTTAATCGGAAAACTTACTGTTCTTCATTCATGCGGAGAGATGGAATGCGAGCAGCACAGCATAAACATGGTTTCTATATTTGGCATGGCTCTGGATAATATAACTGATGGCGTTGCTATAACCATAGGCTATCTGACAGACCCGCATATCGGGTTTATCATTATGGTCGCTGTTGTTATCCATGAGATCCCGCAGGATATCACTGCAACTATTCTTATGAAGGACATTGGTTACAGCGCCAGGAAAATGCTTGTCCCCATTATACTTGCGGCAATTGCCTATCCCATCGGCTCATATACAGCGGTCTTTATCCCAAAGACGTTCCACGAACCTGTTATTGCGTTTGTTGCAGGGGCATTCATTTATATAGGCGTGGGTGACTTATTGCTTGAGGCCCACAGAAAGTTTAATATAAATGTGATACTATCTGTTTTATCCGGTTTCGTTCTGATATTTATGATAGAAGCAATTATGGGACATTAA
- a CDS encoding V-type ATP synthase subunit D codes for MEKFSSTRINLLLLNARLLVLKSGAKLLRSKREALMKDFFRCLGECLKLRTKLNSQIRDAAYELHLARAFLGDALYSTAYASKRDISLDIKVKNIWGVNVPSIEQKAFVRTMDARDISPAGEGTLAIEAAKGFEKVMDAVVAIASCEIRLKRVGEEIRADTRKINAMEEILVPSIKNGIKTIERVLEEREREDIYRLKRYKRRRQG; via the coding sequence ATGGAAAAGTTTTCATCTACAAGAATAAACCTTCTGCTTCTCAATGCGCGGCTTCTTGTGCTAAAGAGCGGGGCGAAACTATTAAGAAGCAAACGTGAAGCCCTGATGAAGGATTTTTTCAGGTGTCTTGGAGAATGTCTTAAACTCAGGACTAAACTGAACTCACAGATTAGAGATGCAGCTTACGAACTGCATCTTGCAAGGGCATTTCTTGGCGATGCGCTTTATTCAACAGCCTATGCGTCAAAAAGGGATATATCCCTTGATATAAAGGTGAAGAATATATGGGGCGTAAATGTCCCCAGTATAGAGCAGAAGGCATTTGTAAGGACTATGGATGCGAGGGATATTTCACCGGCCGGAGAAGGGACGTTGGCAATTGAGGCTGCAAAGGGCTTTGAAAAGGTGATGGATGCTGTTGTTGCCATTGCCTCCTGCGAGATAAGGCTCAAGAGGGTTGGCGAGGAGATAAGGGCTGATACGAGAAAGATAAACGCCATGGAGGAGATTCTTGTGCCATCCATAAAAAACGGCATAAAGACCATAGAGAGAGTGCTGGAAGAAAGGGAAAGAGAAGATATATATAGGCTGAAGAGATATAAAAGAAGGAGGCAAGGTTAA
- a CDS encoding V-type ATP synthase subunit B gives MAMNLLTYEYQSITGIQGPLIFVEGVSAGSLGEMVDVCLASGEARKGQILQIMEGLAVVQVLEGTSGIDTVSSKIILKGETAKIGVSLDMLGRIFNGLGEPADGLSQIIPEARPDINGLPINPAARDKPAHFIQTGISTIDGLNTLVRGQKLPIFSGAGLPANEIAAQIVRQAKVGGGEQFSIVFGAMGITSREAFFFKNVFEESGAMERTVAFINKAEDPTIERMFTPRSALAAAEYLAFEKGHHVLVILTDMTNYCEAMREIGSAREEIPGRRGYPGYMYTDLAAIYERAGRIKGRSGSITLIPILTMPDDDITHPIADLSGYITEGQIVLSRTLFRKGINPPVDVLPSLSRLMNLGIGREKTREDHRGLADQLYASYAKGRDTRRLATIIGEEGLTDMDKRYLKFADEFERVFVGQGDVDRSIEDTLKLGWRLLSMLPKTELIRIKEEFVEKYYSHSP, from the coding sequence ATGGCTATGAATTTATTAACCTACGAATACCAATCCATAACCGGCATACAAGGCCCGCTTATATTTGTTGAAGGCGTTAGCGCCGGTAGTCTTGGAGAGATGGTGGATGTGTGTTTGGCTTCCGGTGAAGCGAGAAAAGGGCAGATACTCCAGATTATGGAAGGCCTTGCTGTGGTGCAGGTGCTGGAAGGCACATCGGGTATTGATACTGTATCATCAAAGATTATACTTAAAGGCGAGACTGCGAAGATTGGCGTATCCCTTGATATGCTCGGAAGGATTTTTAATGGTCTTGGAGAGCCTGCAGACGGCCTTTCCCAGATTATACCCGAAGCAAGACCGGACATAAACGGCCTTCCCATAAATCCTGCTGCGCGGGATAAGCCTGCCCATTTTATCCAAACCGGCATATCAACCATAGACGGTTTGAACACTTTGGTGCGCGGGCAAAAGCTGCCCATATTCTCAGGCGCAGGGCTTCCTGCCAATGAGATAGCGGCGCAGATTGTCCGGCAGGCAAAGGTCGGCGGCGGAGAGCAGTTTTCCATTGTCTTTGGCGCTATGGGAATTACTTCAAGGGAGGCATTTTTCTTTAAGAATGTATTTGAAGAGAGCGGGGCAATGGAAAGGACAGTTGCGTTTATAAACAAGGCAGAGGATCCGACTATTGAAAGGATGTTCACGCCGAGGAGCGCATTGGCTGCGGCAGAATATCTTGCGTTTGAAAAAGGGCATCATGTTCTGGTAATACTGACGGATATGACAAACTACTGCGAGGCCATGCGCGAAATCGGGAGCGCAAGGGAGGAGATACCAGGCAGGCGAGGCTATCCCGGCTACATGTATACGGATCTTGCGGCAATTTATGAGAGGGCAGGGAGGATAAAGGGCAGAAGCGGCTCCATTACACTTATCCCTATACTTACAATGCCTGATGATGATATAACACACCCTATTGCAGACCTGAGCGGTTATATAACAGAGGGGCAGATTGTTTTGAGCAGGACATTATTCAGGAAAGGCATCAATCCGCCAGTGGATGTGCTTCCGTCGCTTTCAAGGCTTATGAATCTCGGCATCGGGAGAGAAAAGACGAGAGAAGACCATCGGGGTCTGGCTGACCAGTTGTATGCCTCTTATGCAAAGGGCAGGGATACGAGAAGGCTTGCCACAATTATTGGTGAAGAAGGTCTTACGGATATGGATAAGAGATATTTGAAATTTGCGGATGAATTTGAAAGGGTGTTCGTGGGGCAGGGAGATGTTGACAGGTCAATAGAGGATACTTTGAAACTAGGGTGGCGGCTTTTATCAATGCTGCCAAAGACCGAGCTTATAAGGATAAAAGAGGAGTTTGTAGAGAAATATTATTCCCATTCCCCGTAG